A stretch of Episyrphus balteatus chromosome 2, idEpiBalt1.1, whole genome shotgun sequence DNA encodes these proteins:
- the LOC129909941 gene encoding LIM/homeobox protein Awh isoform X2: protein MKTELRSCAACGEPISDRYFLEVGGCSWHGSCLRCCVCLSPLDRQQSCFIRERQVYCKTDYGKNFGAKCSKCCRGISASDWVRRARDLVFHLACFACDSCGRQLSTGEQFALMEDRVLCKAHYLETVEGGTTSSDDGCDGDGYHKSKTKRVRTTFTEEQLQVLQANFQIDSNPDGQDLERIASVTGLSKRVTQVWFQNSRARQKKHIHAVREPEGNSFARHINLQLTYSFQNNGQNPMQLNANKSSLYPAHESSMDELSQDSSMHCMQSEV from the exons ACTGAGCTGCGATCGTGCGCAGCGTGTGGAGAGCCAATCTCGGATAGATATTTTCTCGAGGTTGGCGGATGCTCCTGGCATGGGTCCTGCTTACGATGTTGTGTCTGCCTATCGCCTCTGGATCGACAGCAATCTTGTTTCATTCGCGAAAGACAAGTGTATTGCAAAACAGACTATGGAAA aaatttcggAGCGAAATGTTCAAAATGTTGTCGAGGCATTTCGGCGTCGGATTGGGTGCGTCGAGCTAGAGATTTGGTATTTCACTTGGCTTGTTTCGCGTGCGATTCATGCGGACGACAGTTGTCGACTGGAGAGCAGTTTGCCTTGATGGAAGACCGAGTGTTATGCAAAGCACACTATCTGGAGACTGTAGAGGGCGGAACAACGTCTAGCgatg ATGGTTGCGATGGTGATGGTTATCACAAAAGCAAAACGAAACGAGTTCGAACAACATTTACCGAAGAACAGTTACAAGTTCTACAggcaaattttcaaatcgatagCAATCCCGATGGTCAGGATTTAGAAAGGATAGCGTCGGTGACGGGACTAAGTAAACGAGTGACACAAGTTTGGTTTCAAAATTCAAGAGCAAGACAGAAAAAACATATTCATGCTG tgCGTGAACCAGAGGGAAATTCATTTGCTCGACATATCAATCTACAGCTTACGTATTCGTTTCAGAACAATGGTCAGAATCCGATGCAGTTAAATGCGAACAAGTCTTCGCTCTACCCCGCCCACG AATCCTCTATGGATGAGCTATCGCAAGATTCCTCAATGCATTGCATGCAAAGTGAAGTGTAA
- the LOC129909941 gene encoding LIM/homeobox protein Awh isoform X1 yields the protein MKTELRSCAACGEPISDRYFLEVGGCSWHGSCLRCCVCLSPLDRQQSCFIRERQVYCKTDYGKNFGAKCSKCCRGISASDWVRRARDLVFHLACFACDSCGRQLSTGEQFALMEDRVLCKAHYLETVEGGTTSSDDGCDGDGYHKSKTKRVRTTFTEEQLQVLQANFQIDSNPDGQDLERIASVTGLSKRVTQVWFQNSRARQKKHIHAGKNKMREPEGNSFARHINLQLTYSFQNNGQNPMQLNANKSSLYPAHESSMDELSQDSSMHCMQSEV from the exons ACTGAGCTGCGATCGTGCGCAGCGTGTGGAGAGCCAATCTCGGATAGATATTTTCTCGAGGTTGGCGGATGCTCCTGGCATGGGTCCTGCTTACGATGTTGTGTCTGCCTATCGCCTCTGGATCGACAGCAATCTTGTTTCATTCGCGAAAGACAAGTGTATTGCAAAACAGACTATGGAAA aaatttcggAGCGAAATGTTCAAAATGTTGTCGAGGCATTTCGGCGTCGGATTGGGTGCGTCGAGCTAGAGATTTGGTATTTCACTTGGCTTGTTTCGCGTGCGATTCATGCGGACGACAGTTGTCGACTGGAGAGCAGTTTGCCTTGATGGAAGACCGAGTGTTATGCAAAGCACACTATCTGGAGACTGTAGAGGGCGGAACAACGTCTAGCgatg ATGGTTGCGATGGTGATGGTTATCACAAAAGCAAAACGAAACGAGTTCGAACAACATTTACCGAAGAACAGTTACAAGTTCTACAggcaaattttcaaatcgatagCAATCCCGATGGTCAGGATTTAGAAAGGATAGCGTCGGTGACGGGACTAAGTAAACGAGTGACACAAGTTTGGTTTCAAAATTCAAGAGCAAGACAGAAAAAACATATTCATGCTGGTAAGAATAAAA tgCGTGAACCAGAGGGAAATTCATTTGCTCGACATATCAATCTACAGCTTACGTATTCGTTTCAGAACAATGGTCAGAATCCGATGCAGTTAAATGCGAACAAGTCTTCGCTCTACCCCGCCCACG AATCCTCTATGGATGAGCTATCGCAAGATTCCTCAATGCATTGCATGCAAAGTGAAGTGTAA
- the LOC129909941 gene encoding LIM/homeobox protein Awh isoform X4 — protein MKTELRSCAACGEPISDRYFLEVGGCSWHGSCLRCCVCLSPLDRQQSCFIRERQVYCKTDYGKNFGAKCSKCCRGISASDWVRRARDLVFHLACFACDSCGRQLSTGEQFALMEDRVLCKAHYLETVEGGTTSSDDGCDGDGYHKSKTKRVRTTFTEEQLQVLQANFQIDSNPDGQDLERIASVTGLSKRVTQVWFQNSRARQKKHIHAEQWSESDAVKCEQVFALPRPRILYG, from the exons ACTGAGCTGCGATCGTGCGCAGCGTGTGGAGAGCCAATCTCGGATAGATATTTTCTCGAGGTTGGCGGATGCTCCTGGCATGGGTCCTGCTTACGATGTTGTGTCTGCCTATCGCCTCTGGATCGACAGCAATCTTGTTTCATTCGCGAAAGACAAGTGTATTGCAAAACAGACTATGGAAA aaatttcggAGCGAAATGTTCAAAATGTTGTCGAGGCATTTCGGCGTCGGATTGGGTGCGTCGAGCTAGAGATTTGGTATTTCACTTGGCTTGTTTCGCGTGCGATTCATGCGGACGACAGTTGTCGACTGGAGAGCAGTTTGCCTTGATGGAAGACCGAGTGTTATGCAAAGCACACTATCTGGAGACTGTAGAGGGCGGAACAACGTCTAGCgatg ATGGTTGCGATGGTGATGGTTATCACAAAAGCAAAACGAAACGAGTTCGAACAACATTTACCGAAGAACAGTTACAAGTTCTACAggcaaattttcaaatcgatagCAATCCCGATGGTCAGGATTTAGAAAGGATAGCGTCGGTGACGGGACTAAGTAAACGAGTGACACAAGTTTGGTTTCAAAATTCAAGAGCAAGACAGAAAAAACATATTCATGCTG AACAATGGTCAGAATCCGATGCAGTTAAATGCGAACAAGTCTTCGCTCTACCCCGCCCACG AATCCTCTATGGATGA
- the LOC129909941 gene encoding LIM/homeobox protein Awh isoform X3, giving the protein MKTELRSCAACGEPISDRYFLEVGGCSWHGSCLRCCVCLSPLDRQQSCFIRERQVYCKTDYGKNFGAKCSKCCRGISASDWVRRARDLVFHLACFACDSCGRQLSTGEQFALMEDRVLCKAHYLETVEGGTTSSDDGCDGDGYHKSKTKRVRTTFTEEQLQVLQANFQIDSNPDGQDLERIASVTGLSKRVTQVWFQNSRARQKKHIHAGKNKKQWSESDAVKCEQVFALPRPRILYG; this is encoded by the exons ACTGAGCTGCGATCGTGCGCAGCGTGTGGAGAGCCAATCTCGGATAGATATTTTCTCGAGGTTGGCGGATGCTCCTGGCATGGGTCCTGCTTACGATGTTGTGTCTGCCTATCGCCTCTGGATCGACAGCAATCTTGTTTCATTCGCGAAAGACAAGTGTATTGCAAAACAGACTATGGAAA aaatttcggAGCGAAATGTTCAAAATGTTGTCGAGGCATTTCGGCGTCGGATTGGGTGCGTCGAGCTAGAGATTTGGTATTTCACTTGGCTTGTTTCGCGTGCGATTCATGCGGACGACAGTTGTCGACTGGAGAGCAGTTTGCCTTGATGGAAGACCGAGTGTTATGCAAAGCACACTATCTGGAGACTGTAGAGGGCGGAACAACGTCTAGCgatg ATGGTTGCGATGGTGATGGTTATCACAAAAGCAAAACGAAACGAGTTCGAACAACATTTACCGAAGAACAGTTACAAGTTCTACAggcaaattttcaaatcgatagCAATCCCGATGGTCAGGATTTAGAAAGGATAGCGTCGGTGACGGGACTAAGTAAACGAGTGACACAAGTTTGGTTTCAAAATTCAAGAGCAAGACAGAAAAAACATATTCATGCTGGTAAGAATAAAA AACAATGGTCAGAATCCGATGCAGTTAAATGCGAACAAGTCTTCGCTCTACCCCGCCCACG AATCCTCTATGGATGA